In Lactuca sativa cultivar Salinas chromosome 5, Lsat_Salinas_v11, whole genome shotgun sequence, the DNA window GATAGATTGAAGAAATCAGAATTTAGGGCCTGTATTTGAATGATTGGTTTCCGATTTGGGATTTGGTCATTCCGACTACTGGCCTAAATATCATCTGGTGAAGCTATAATCGTCACCTCAAACCAACCTCCAATCACAACACGATCTCCCTGTAACTtccacctcctccaccaccaaCCCTTTCCAGCGACTTAACCTCCTCTACCATTAACCCTTGAATTCCAGTTCTTTGGCTTGGATCTCGTTGGCGAGATGGTATCGGAGGAGCATGATCTTGCTTGAGGTTGTAGAGGTCGATGGCAGAGTAGCATATCTTTCTAGCCACCAAATCGATATTCGTTCTTCGTTTTCTTGTTTTAATTGATCTGTGTAATCAGTATATTACGAATTAACTATTGATTTAACTTAGGAGCCAACAAGATTGATTTTAGTTGGGTTAATACcttaaaaaccattatttatacaTGTCCGTTTCGATTTAActctaatatttttatttgttactTATTTGCCATTAATTGTGTTGACTGGTTATGAAAAGTCAATGGTAGCCGGTTTCGTCGATTTAATAGGTTACCCTAACATTTTAGATACCCAAAATCCACTTTTTCCCCAAAACCTCTCCTTCACTCTTGCAAAAGGCGTTCTTCCTCACACATCACGTCTTCTTCTTTTCCATGGCTTCGTCTTCAACAACTTCTATCAGCAAACCGATTTATCGCACTAAGTGTGATTGTGGTGATCAACTGCAATactcagtttcaagaactgaTAAAAACCCAGGAAGAAAGTTCAAGGCATGCCCTAACTATAAGGTAAAATTGAgggattttgttttattttgttatCTTTCAAAAGTTAGTAAATGAAGCTTTTGTTGGCAGGGTACCAAAAAAGGTGTAAATATTTCAAGTGGCTTGACACAGAAGAGATGGAGTTTTATGCTAATGAAAGGGAGCCCTATAACGAAATTGTTGCTAGTGGTGTTCTGCAGGTGATCAAGTTGTTGAAGTTTGTGTTGGTGATGTTGGTGGTTATTGGAGTAATTTTGTTAATTGGCATTGTATTTTAAGAACCAGTTGGTTAGGgcagttataattttttttgtatttggTAGGGTTAAGGTTGTTGTAGGTTTGTTATTTTGGTTAGGGCAGGTGATCAATGTAGTTATGGTAATGTTTGATGGAGAAGTGTATTGACAGTAATCCAATCTTATTTATGTCCCTGTGAATTGGTAATTACATTATAGTGATTCATTACAATGTAGTTATGGTAATGTACTAAATCTTGTGTAAGCAAGTGAAATGTAGTAGAACTTGGTAAAACTTGGTAATAACTGAATGTACTAAAACAAGGAAGTAAAGGACATTAACTGGAATGACAATTAACATATGATTGTAAGCAAGTGAATTGGTAATTGCATTATAGTGATTCATTACAATGTAGTTATGGTAATGTACTAAAACAAGGAAGTAAAGGACATTAACTGGAATGACAATTAACATATGATTGTAAGCAAGTGAAATGACAAGCGAAGTGAAATGACATTAACTTCAAATACTTGCATTCATAATAACATAAAAGGGGGTATTACAATCAGTACCAAACAACCAATTGCCCAACAATCTTTTAATGGCCATTAACTACCAATGTTCAAAAAGGCCTAATTGAATACTACTAGATGCTGATATACAATTGGATGGTTGTTACCAAAAGCTGATGAAATGTTAACAAAAAGGGCAAGCAAAATACATAGTGCCCATGATACCCCCTCCTAAATAGTCCTACTCCAAATTAACTGGTTTCTTAATACTAGAACCCCTTCCATCCTTATCATAAACTGCTTTCTTCAGCTTGATCTTCACAATTCTCTCAGAAATCTTCCTTTTCCTAGGCCTCCCAACAACTTGTGTATCTTCAATGAAGTCAATATTCCCATCATCTTCACCAACCCAAGCATTAGCATCTAAACCTTGTATAGCAACTTCTTGCACTGGTGGCACAATCTCATTAACATCTACACCCTGTAAGACATGATGTAGTTAAATACCCTATGTTAATCACATATTAGCTTTAAGAAATTTAAAGTAAAGGTTGGCATACCATTTCCAAGTTTTCTTCAAGCAAGTTATCTTCAATCTCATTAACATCCTCTTCTAAGTCTGCTTCCAAGTGATCTTCAATCTCATTAGCATCTACACCCTGTAAGACATGATCTAGTTAATAACCTTATGTAAATCACATATTAgttttaagaaatttaaagtAAAGCTTGGCATACCATTTCCAAGTTTTCTTCAAGCAAGTTATCTTCAATCTCATTAACATCCTCTTCTAAGTCTGCTTCCAAGTGATCTTCAATCTCATTAGCATCTCCACCCTATAAGACATGATCTAGTTAATTACCTTATGTAAATCACATATTAgttttaagaaatttaaagtAAAGGTTGGCATACCATTTCCAAGTTATCTTCAAGCCGGTTATCTTCAAGCAAGTGATCTTCAATCTCATTAGCATCTACCCTTTCCATAGCCTATTCAATCTCATGAGGTTCATAACCACATTTTTGCAACAACAATACATCAATTTCATCAGAAATAGCATCTGCATCATTCACAATTTTTGGTGCAGTTTCCTGTACAGTTTCCTGTACAGTTCCATTTTCTTCTTGCACAGTTGCATGATTTGCAGTTTCAACCCCACCTTGGCCATCCTGGTTTGAGGATCCTTCTCCAaccttctttgtcttcttctttcttttcacTACAAGCTTAACTGCCTTTTGTTTTGAAGTTCCCTCTCCATCCTTGTTTGTTATACCATTTCCACACCTCCTTGGCCTTCCTGGTTTTCTAGGCGGCACATACTCCTTCATCACTCGCTCATTCTTACAGGATTTCAGGTTATGTCCGAATTGTAAACATTTGCTACACCTAACAGTCCTACAAACTCTAGCTCTAACAGTTGGGAACTTGGAATCATTGACCTCAGACACATGCCTTCTTCTCTTGGTTTTTGGCCTACCAGGCATTCTCCTTGTCAATGGAGGTAATGGCTTTATATAATCAGTGGGTGCCCACAGGTTGCTTCCATTCACTGGTGATATATTTGTGCTATATGCAGCCATAAATTTCTCTTTTTGGAACCAAATGCTTAGAAAATCAGTTGGATTCATGTGAGTGTAGTTTATTGCTGCTTGACCATGCACACATGGTATTCCAGATATCTCCCATAGTCTACATGTGCAATAGTGTTGTTCCAAATCCACTTTGTAAGCTGTATACCCATACCTTGTCTCAAATACTGACCCCCCAGTTGCTATAACTTTCCAGTTCCTATAAAtacaaattaaaaataacaatttcatgttaactatacaacacaatTTAATGGTAAGTAGTAACAAGTTTATGTAAGAATTTACCTCATCTCTTTTCCAAACTCCTTCATTTTCTCTATGATAGCTGGACACGATTCAATTCTCCAAGTAGAAGCTTTATCAGCCAAATAATAAAACCTAGCCATGACATAGATTCTGATTTCCTCTAACATTGTGATAAGTGGTT includes these proteins:
- the LOC128126044 gene encoding uncharacterized protein LOC128126044 codes for the protein MASSSTTSISKPIYRTKCDCGDQLQYSVSRTDKNPGRKFKACPNYKLLLAGYQKRCKYFKWLDTEEMEFYANEREPYNEIVASGVLQVIKLLKFVLVMLVVIGVILLIGIVF